In the genome of Caldisphaera lagunensis DSM 15908, the window GAATTTGATGATTGGTTATACCATAGAGGTGGATAACCAAAGGGACCCCCACCAAGGGAGAAAACACTGGAAAGATGATGGCTTGGTTTTGTGACATTCCATGTGAGTAAAACAAATAGGTATGTTCCGTTCCACGCAGCTTTAACCATTATTTGAGATGTATGACCTCCTCCTGGAACATTAGCTGATAAAGGTATAACAGTCCAAGGAATTTGAGACCAAAAGCTTTCACTTCCTGGATCCTTTAGATTTGCTGATCCTGTTATCTTATAAGCAATTATTTGTGGAACAGCGCTTACTGTTTGTGCTTTTGTAATATTTGTTAGATTTCCATGCAAAAGGCCTATTATAGCTAAGGATGCTGAAATTATAACAAGGATAATAAAATATTTTTTTACAATTCTTTTCGGGCTCACGTCAAGTTCACCTAGCTATTTTCTTACATCTTAGCGCTTAACATTAAATATCTAACGAATTGTGTTAAGGAAACAAAAAACTTAATATCTATTCATTATGTATAATTAAAACTTTTTACAGTTAAAATATAGCTAGTTTATATTTATTAAATGCAAAAGTTTATATATCGATTTCTTTTGAAATGACTTTTTAGGTAAAATTTAATTTAACTTTTGAGTAGTAAAATATTCAAAATTGATGTTTTTATATTAATTGACTTATTGAAAATTATTTATAATATTATAAAAAAGTATTTAAGAAGGACATTATAAAACAATATCCATATAAAAATTTAAATGTATAGGAAACATAGGAGTTTTGGTGGATTGAATTGATATTATTTGATAAAGAAAATTCATTGAAGGCTTTTCATGGAACAACAACTGTTGGATTTATAACAAAAAATGCAGTTATTTTAGCTGCAGATAAAAGGGCAACTGCCGGTACATTAATTGCTAGTAGAACAGTTAAAAAAATCGTCAAAATAACAGATTATGCAGCTATGACCATTGCAGGATTAGTAGCTGATGCGCAGATGTTAGCAGATGCAATAAGAGAAGAGGCTAGATTGTATGAAACTATGAATAAAAGGAAATTAACAGTTAAAGGCATGGCTACACTTTTGGCAAATGTATTGTTCTCAACAAAATACTATCCATATCTTGTTCAACTTATAGTTGGGGGATATGATACAGAGCCAAGGCTATATAATTTAGATTATTTTGGAAGCATTACTGAAGAAAAAATGACTTCAACAGGTTCAGGATCTCCAGTTGCATTAGGAGTACTTGAAAAGGATTATAGACCGGATTTGAGTTTAGAAGAAGCTATGAATTTGGCTGCTAAGGCCATAAAAGTAGCTATTATGAGGGATTCTGCAACTGGAGATGGTGTAGATGTAATTGCTATATCTTCTGGAGGTATTAGAGAAAGTTTTATACCCCTCCAGCAACTCCTTTCTTAAAAGGATAAAAGGAAAGAAATTTTAGCAAAATTTTATTTATCCCGGTGATTTAATTTGGAAGAATCAAATCAAGAGAGACTAATGTCTGGGCAAAAATTAAGATCGATGATAGTTAGTGAAATATTAAAAAATGTTAGAGATGCAGAGATTTCAAGCATAGAATTTGAAGGGCCAGAAATAGCTATTTATGTAAAGAATCCACAATGGATTTTAGATGGAGAAGAAAAGATAAAGGAATTAGCAAAGCAGTTAAGGAAAAGAATGGTGATAAGAACTGATAATAAAGTAAGAAAAACTAAAGAAGCAACAATACAATATATCATGGAGAACACGCCCGAAGATGCAGGAATTACGCCGAGTGATATTCAATTCGATGAAGTATTGGGAGAGGTAAGAGTATTTGCAGATAAACCAGGAAAACTTCTGGGTAAGGGGAAGCAGTTCAGAAATCAAGTATTGGCAAATACAGGATGGAGATTAGAAGTTCAAAGAAAATCTCCATTAATTAGCAAGACTCTGGCTTCCGTTTTGGATCTATACATAAGAGCATCTGCCGAAAGAAAGAAAGCATTAAGGGAAATCGGAGAAAGAGTATATAGAGATATGTTAGTAGGTCCAAGAAATATAAGAGTTATAGGCTTAGGGAGCTTTGGAGAAGTAGGAAGATCTTCTATTTTACTTGATACTGGAGAAAGTAAGATATTGCTGGATGCAGGCTTTGCTCAAAGCGGTTATTCTGTAGATGCATATCCACATTTTGATGCGCCAGA includes:
- the psmB gene encoding archaeal proteasome endopeptidase complex subunit beta, producing MILFDKENSLKAFHGTTTVGFITKNAVILAADKRATAGTLIASRTVKKIVKITDYAAMTIAGLVADAQMLADAIREEARLYETMNKRKLTVKGMATLLANVLFSTKYYPYLVQLIVGGYDTEPRLYNLDYFGSITEEKMTSTGSGSPVALGVLEKDYRPDLSLEEAMNLAAKAIKVAIMRDSATGDGVDVIAISSGGIRESFIPLQQLLS